A region from the Diadema setosum chromosome 17, eeDiaSeto1, whole genome shotgun sequence genome encodes:
- the LOC140241285 gene encoding transmembrane protein 121B-like has product MAEHVRSFCVDVFVKVLCLVVLIAQNVLIDFYLIRFGTGTGFKRGYIWVICDSLVIVFWSVAFVMVRIRANRPYPEIPKKERQLPKELPFAYCSWLVYAGVLIAKLIKIYNSTEHPQITWWLSTSDMLTIAVSMSGLIFMLLAYSHHEDVENAKYRLQIQKLGAVVGLAILDTTDLLDMLHADSELPFHLRAAILAFGCICIVLPVFPLFALRLIAAKRSAHRRNTDSWEQVFLLKNVLFMILVDVPYFALRCHLWLDHGMSASVFLTKNLIMFLRGAFDLLDEVKICRRDRKKSRPLLELGLVVRFNK; this is encoded by the coding sequence ATGGCTGAGCACGTACGTTCATTTTGTGTTGACGTTTTTGTCAAGGTTCTCTGCCTTGTAGTACTCATAGCCCAAAATGTCCTTATCGACTTCTATTTGATTCGCTTTGGGACTGGGACCGGATTCAAGCGGGGCTACATCTGGGTGATTTGTGATAGTCTGGTCATCGTCTTTTGGAGTGTTGCCTTCGTGATGGTACGGATCCGCGCCAATCGTCCCTACCCGGAGATCCCGAAGAAGGAGCGGCAATTACCGAAGGAGCTACCATTCGCCTACTGTTCGTGGCTCGTCTACGCCGGCGTCCTAATCGCGAAGCTAATTAAAATCTATAACAGCACTGAACATCCGCAAATTACGTGGTGGTTGTCGACCTCGGACATGCTGACCATCGCGGTGTCGATGTCGGGTCTCATCTTCATGCTGCTTGCTTACAGCCATCACGAGGACGTCGAGAATGCCAAGTACCGCCTGCAGATCCAGAAACTCGGAGCCGTGGTCGGCCTCGCCATCCTGGACACGACCGACCTGCTGGACATGCTCCACGCCGATTCCGAACTGCCGTTCCACTTGCGAGCCGCCATTTTGGCGTTCGGCTGTATCTGCATCGTCCTCCCCGTGTTCCCGCTATTCGCACTGCGACTCATCGCCGCCAAACGCAGCGCGCACCGGCGGAACACCGACTCGTGGGAGCAGGTCTTCCTGCTAAAGAATGTGCTCTTCATGATTCTCGTCGACGTACCGTATTTCGCACTCCGTTGCCACCTATGGCTTGACCACGGTATGTCAGCGTCTGTTTTCCTCACCAAGAACCTCATCATGTTCCTGAGGGGCGCCTTCGATCTCCTGGACGAGGTCAAAATCTGtaggagagacagaaagaaaagcAGACCACTCCTCGAACTTGGTCTCGTCGTACGTTTCAACAAATGA